In Vigna unguiculata cultivar IT97K-499-35 chromosome 3, ASM411807v1, whole genome shotgun sequence, a single genomic region encodes these proteins:
- the LOC114176004 gene encoding uncharacterized protein LOC114176004 encodes MGGGGVMRTAAKIAGIGVSRPGLRRFPVALPTEQSVGNASPPSLVAGVSSKGAKTAEVVPVHTAASWDEWDFADDGDLSLPRMVFGSAPTFEEAKEATAELKDAIDQVYFSPESSYYSSPGCEVSALSPTLYEPVNRSCVISNPSGPKHVIQAFHLLSTSPEAQAVVASLACDPNVLNAVMKNPAVSSFLQSQLTEETEEVEKLSSCASEAVETPEKMEASSKSHSRNIFSTISGGLQNVKLRVIELVSRCRVPGFLQNIFSSPDTEKEKMYAGAEADGNTKTSFFDSKYAQGGILVGLVLLVLMAIGAKRG; translated from the exons ATGGGTGGCGGAGGAGTTATGAGGACGGCGGCGAAGATTGCAGGCATTGGCGTCTCCAGGCCAGGTCTCCGGCGCTTTCCAGTGGCGTTACCGACCGAGCAATCGGTTGGCAACGCGTCGCCACCCTCGTTGGTCGCTGGCGTATCGTCGAAGGGAGCAAAGACCGCTGAGGTTGTCCCGGTGCACACGGCGGCATCGTGGGATGAGTGGGACTTTGCTGACGACGGCGATTTGTCCTTGCCGAGGATGGTGTTCGGTTCTGCCCCCACTTTCGAGGAAGCCAAGGAAGCCACTGCAGAATTGAAGGACGCCATTGAtca agtATATTTTTCTCCCGAATCTTCTTATTATTCATCTCCTGGTTGTGAAGTCTCTGCTCTGTCTCCTACACTTTATGAGCCAGTGAACAGATCTTGTGTAATTTCAAATCCTTCAGGGCCAAAGCATGTCATTCAGGCTTTTCACTTACTTAGCACAAGTCCTGAGGCTCAG GCTGTTGTGGCTTCACTCGCTTGTGATCCAAATGTATTGAATGCAGTCATGAAAAATCCTGCTGTCAGCAGTTTCTTGCAATCACAACTGACAG AGGAAACTGAGGAAGTGGAAAAGTTGTCAAGTTGTGCTTCTGAAGCAGTTGAAACACCTGAAAAAATGGAAGCATCATCCAAGTCTCACTCGCGAAACATCTTTTCCACTATCAGTGGTGGTCTGCAGAATGTAAAGCTTAGAGTCATTGAATTGGTAAGTAGGTGTAGGGTGCCTGGTTTCCTTCAGAACATATTCTCGTCACCTGATACTGAGAAAGAGAAGATGTATGCTGGTGCTGAGGCCGATGGGAACACTAAAACAAGTTTCTTTGATAGTAAATATGCCCAGGGAGGAATTTTGGTAGGTTTGGTACTGCTGGTCTTAATGGCCATAGGGGCCAAGAGAGGTTAG
- the LOC114179609 gene encoding uncharacterized protein LOC114179609 isoform X1 has product MEAFCTTQSSSSSTSLLNFQGAQLAKRKFCKNSPHTILASPTLPKPFLQIYGRPQPLIYTSTRITSGAHRAAISAETGRQNWDFGRFVKTLYFFNGFPSPAKFFDFLVEKLSVPSPSEMVNPMRTSDIVLVAGATGGVGRRVVDILRKKGIPVRVLVRNEEKARRMLGSDVDLVVGDITKDSTLIPEYFKGVKKVINAASVIVGPKEGDTPDRAKYSQGVKFFEPEIKGDSPEKVEYIGMKNLIKAVKDNLGLRRGRLLFGFEGNNYRQLPWGALDDVVMGGVSESTFQINPNGGENGGPTGVFKGVVSTANNGGFTSIRTKNFSEPENLSAYDGLEFRLKGDGRRYKIIVRTSSDWDTVGYTSGFDTEKGKWQSIQVPFSSLRPVFRARTVSDAPPFDPSNVASLQLMFSKFEYDGKLNETFVEGPFELPVSSIRAYIKDPITPRFVHVSSAGVTRPERPGLDLSKQPPAVRLNKELGFILTFKLKGEDLLRESGIPYLIVRPCALTEEPAGADLIFDQGDNITGKISREEVARMCVAALDSPYACDKTFEVKSVIPFSEPFTVDPQNPPPEKDYDIYFKNLKEGITGKEALQQDPVSV; this is encoded by the exons ATGGAAGCGTTTTGCACAACTCAATCCTCCTCTTCTTCCACGTCTCTTCTCAATTTTCAG GGGGCTCAGTTGGCTAAAAGAAAGTTCTGTAAGAATTCTCCACACACTATTTTGGCATCACCTACGCTACCTAAACCATTTCTTCAGATTTATGGTAGACCTCAGCCATTAATTTATACGTCAACGAGAATTACTTCTGGAGCACACAGAGCAGCAATATCGGCTGAAACTGGACGACAAAATTGGGATTTTGGAAGATTTGTAAAAACACTATACTTCTTCAATGGGTTTCCATCTCCTGCAAAG TTCTTTGACTTTCTAGTTGAGAAACTTTCTGTTCCTTCCCCGAGTGAAATGGTTAACCCAATGAGAACTTCTGATATCGTCCTGGTAGCTGGAGCCACTGGTGGCGTTGGTCGAAGAGTAGTTGACATACTGCGGAAGAAAGGAATTCCTGTCCGAGTATTG GTTAGAAATGAAGAGAAGGCAAGAAGGATGTTAGGCTCAGATGTTGATTTG GTTGTTGGAGACATTACAAAAGATAGCACTTTGATCCCTGAATACTTTAAAGGCGTGAAGAAAGTGATTAATGCTGCTTCTGTTATTGTTGGCCCTAAGGAAGGAGACACTCCAGACAGAGCAAAATACAGCCAA GGAGTCAAGTTCTTTGAGCCAGAG ATAAAAGGTGATTCACCAGAAAAGGTAGAGTACATAGGAATGAAAAATTTGATCAAGGCTGTGAAGGACAATCTTGGACTTCGAAGAGGAAGGCTATTGTTTGGATTTGAAG GCAATAATTACAGGCAACTTCCTTGGGGTGCTTTAGATGATGTGGTAATGGGCGGAGTTAGTGAAAGTACTTTTCAAATTAACCCAAATGGGGGTGAAAATGGTGGGCCAACAGGGGTTTTTAAAG GCGTTGTTTCAACGGCAAACAATGGTGGCTTTACAAGTATTAGAACTAAG AATTTCTCAGAACCTGAAAATCTTTCTGCATATGATGGTTTGGAGTTCCGCCTAAAAGGTGATGGCCGTAGATATAAAATCATTGTTCGCACAAGCAGTGATTGGGACACTGTTGGTTACACTTCAGGCTTTGACACTGAGAAAGGAAAATGGCAATCG ATTCAAGTTCCATTTTCTTCCTTGAGGCCTGTATTTCGAGCAAGAACTGTATCTGATGCTCCACCATTTGATCCAAGCAATGTTGCATCATTACAG CTCATGTTCAGCAAGTTTGAGTATGATGGTAAATTAAATGAAACTTTTGTGGAAGGTCCATTTGAGCTTCCAGTGTCTAGCATAAGGGCATATATAAAGGATCCAATAACACCCAG GTTTGTACATGTGAGCTCAGCAGGAGTTACAAGGCCTGAAAGGCCTGGGCTTGATCTAAGTAAACAGCCCCCTGCTGTTCGATTAAACAAGGAACTGGGTTTTATTCTCACATTTAAACTAAAG GGCGAGGATTTGCTCAGGGAAAGTGGCATTCCTTATCTAATCGTGAGGCCTTGTGCATTAACTGAAGAGCCTGCTGGTGCCGATCTTATTTTTGATCAAGGAGATAATATTACG GGTAAAATATCAAGGGAAGAGGTTGCTCGTATGTGTGTAGCTGCACTTGATAGCCCTTATGCGTGTGACAAAACATTTGAG GTCAAAAGTGTGATTCCATTTAGCGAGCCATTCACTGTGGACCCACAAAACCCTCCTCCAGAAAAAGACTatgacatatattttaaaaatctaaaagaagGCATTACAGGGAAGGAAGCTCTGCAACAAGATCCTGTATCTGTTTAG
- the LOC114179609 gene encoding uncharacterized protein LOC114179609 isoform X2 — MVNPMRTSDIVLVAGATGGVGRRVVDILRKKGIPVRVLVRNEEKARRMLGSDVDLVVGDITKDSTLIPEYFKGVKKVINAASVIVGPKEGDTPDRAKYSQGVKFFEPEIKGDSPEKVEYIGMKNLIKAVKDNLGLRRGRLLFGFEGNNYRQLPWGALDDVVMGGVSESTFQINPNGGENGGPTGVFKGVVSTANNGGFTSIRTKNFSEPENLSAYDGLEFRLKGDGRRYKIIVRTSSDWDTVGYTSGFDTEKGKWQSIQVPFSSLRPVFRARTVSDAPPFDPSNVASLQLMFSKFEYDGKLNETFVEGPFELPVSSIRAYIKDPITPRFVHVSSAGVTRPERPGLDLSKQPPAVRLNKELGFILTFKLKGEDLLRESGIPYLIVRPCALTEEPAGADLIFDQGDNITGKISREEVARMCVAALDSPYACDKTFEVKSVIPFSEPFTVDPQNPPPEKDYDIYFKNLKEGITGKEALQQDPVSV, encoded by the exons ATGGTTAACCCAATGAGAACTTCTGATATCGTCCTGGTAGCTGGAGCCACTGGTGGCGTTGGTCGAAGAGTAGTTGACATACTGCGGAAGAAAGGAATTCCTGTCCGAGTATTG GTTAGAAATGAAGAGAAGGCAAGAAGGATGTTAGGCTCAGATGTTGATTTG GTTGTTGGAGACATTACAAAAGATAGCACTTTGATCCCTGAATACTTTAAAGGCGTGAAGAAAGTGATTAATGCTGCTTCTGTTATTGTTGGCCCTAAGGAAGGAGACACTCCAGACAGAGCAAAATACAGCCAA GGAGTCAAGTTCTTTGAGCCAGAG ATAAAAGGTGATTCACCAGAAAAGGTAGAGTACATAGGAATGAAAAATTTGATCAAGGCTGTGAAGGACAATCTTGGACTTCGAAGAGGAAGGCTATTGTTTGGATTTGAAG GCAATAATTACAGGCAACTTCCTTGGGGTGCTTTAGATGATGTGGTAATGGGCGGAGTTAGTGAAAGTACTTTTCAAATTAACCCAAATGGGGGTGAAAATGGTGGGCCAACAGGGGTTTTTAAAG GCGTTGTTTCAACGGCAAACAATGGTGGCTTTACAAGTATTAGAACTAAG AATTTCTCAGAACCTGAAAATCTTTCTGCATATGATGGTTTGGAGTTCCGCCTAAAAGGTGATGGCCGTAGATATAAAATCATTGTTCGCACAAGCAGTGATTGGGACACTGTTGGTTACACTTCAGGCTTTGACACTGAGAAAGGAAAATGGCAATCG ATTCAAGTTCCATTTTCTTCCTTGAGGCCTGTATTTCGAGCAAGAACTGTATCTGATGCTCCACCATTTGATCCAAGCAATGTTGCATCATTACAG CTCATGTTCAGCAAGTTTGAGTATGATGGTAAATTAAATGAAACTTTTGTGGAAGGTCCATTTGAGCTTCCAGTGTCTAGCATAAGGGCATATATAAAGGATCCAATAACACCCAG GTTTGTACATGTGAGCTCAGCAGGAGTTACAAGGCCTGAAAGGCCTGGGCTTGATCTAAGTAAACAGCCCCCTGCTGTTCGATTAAACAAGGAACTGGGTTTTATTCTCACATTTAAACTAAAG GGCGAGGATTTGCTCAGGGAAAGTGGCATTCCTTATCTAATCGTGAGGCCTTGTGCATTAACTGAAGAGCCTGCTGGTGCCGATCTTATTTTTGATCAAGGAGATAATATTACG GGTAAAATATCAAGGGAAGAGGTTGCTCGTATGTGTGTAGCTGCACTTGATAGCCCTTATGCGTGTGACAAAACATTTGAG GTCAAAAGTGTGATTCCATTTAGCGAGCCATTCACTGTGGACCCACAAAACCCTCCTCCAGAAAAAGACTatgacatatattttaaaaatctaaaagaagGCATTACAGGGAAGGAAGCTCTGCAACAAGATCCTGTATCTGTTTAG